One Pristiophorus japonicus isolate sPriJap1 chromosome 19, sPriJap1.hap1, whole genome shotgun sequence genomic window carries:
- the LOC139230632 gene encoding zinc-binding protein A33-like, whose protein sequence is MAVREQTEKSWPQEAICSICLDFFTDPVSLECGHKFCRPCITQCWEKETNSCSECREEFLEINLRDGWASASLDQKAQKLNLNLKEKECNLHCEKHQEELKLFCETDKKLICDTCGDAREHREHRFMPIKEAVEIYKDQLKSSLDSLTEKKSAVLKMKLKQKQQISEVREQSSRLQTRITSEFTKMHQILTEKEQRLIRNLREQEGKILEPMEKNLRKIQENLNYIKEELLKLQKEMEAKDGLTFLKVKEEAYWKARISVDIQVQSEADGALYFGKFNGPVEYISWRDMMYVINPAPASLTLDPNTAHPRLILTQGRTRVRLGDKWQLLLDNPERFDPWLYVLESEGFTSGRHYWEVEVGNKSRWGLGVTRESAGRKGGFTPSPETGYWIVGLTQNGYFALTSPSRTRVTPSEIPRKIGVYLDYEGGQVSFYNVEYMSQFHTFTHTFTERIFPIFSPGSNDSGKNSAPLTICGVKGY, encoded by the exons ATGGCTGTCAGAGAGCAGACCGAGAAGAGTTGGCCCCAGGAGGCAATTTGTTCCATCTGTCTGGATTTCTTCACCGATCCAGTTTCACTGGAGTGTGGGCACAAATTCTGCCGCCCCTGTATCACTCAGTGTTGGGAAAAGGAGACAAACTCCTGCTCGGAATGTAGAGAAGAGTTTCTGGAAATAAACCTCAGAGACGGTTGGGCCTCAGCAAGTCTTGACCAGAAAGCTCAAAAATTAAACCTCAATCTGAAAGAGAAGGAATGTAATCTTCACTGTGAGAAACATCAGGAAGAactgaagctgttttgtgaaactgacaagaagtTGATCTGTGACACTTGTGGAGATGCGCGGGAACACAGAGAGCATCGCTTCATGCCCATTAAAGAAGCTGTTGAAATTTACAAG GATCAGCTGAAATCTTCATTAGATTCTCTCACAGAGAAGAAATCAGCAGTTCTAAaaatgaaattaaaacagaaacagcAGATTTCCGAAGTTAGG GAACAGTCGAGCAGACTGCAGACCCGCATCACATCCGAGTTcactaaaatgcaccagattctcactgagaaagagcagcgttTAATCCGAAATCTCAGGGAACAAGAGGGGAAGATTCTAGAACCAATGGAGAAAAACCTTCGAAAAATTCAAGAGAATTTAAATTATATTAAGGAAGAGCTCTTAAAGTTGCAGAAAGAGATGGAGGCAAAAGACGGGCTGACATTTCTGAAGGTGAAG GAGGAAGCTTATTGGAAGGCAAG GATTAGTGTCGATATTCAAGTACAATCAGAAGCAGATGGCGCCCTGTATTTTGGAAAGTTCAATGGCCCTGTAGAATACATATCGTGGAGAGACATGATGTACGTCATAAACCCCG ctccagcctctctgactctggatccgaacacagcCCATCCTCGGCTCATCCTGACTCAGGGCCGGACCCGTGTCAGACTTGGAGACAAATGGCAGTTGCTCCTTGACAACCCGGAGAGGTTTGATCCCTGGCTCTATGTCCTGGAATCGGAGGGATTTACTTCAGGAAGACAttactgggaggtggaggtggggaacaAGAGTCGGTGGGGTCTGGGAGTGACCCGAGAGTCTGCTGGGAGGAAAGGGGGATTCACCCCTAGTCCTGAGACCGGATACTGGATTGTGGGGCTGACACAAAATGGATATTTTGCCCTCACCTCACCCTCAAGGACCCGCGTCACCCCAAGTGAGATTCCACGGAAGatcggggtgtacctggactatgagggcggacaggtgtcattttacaatgTGGAATACATGTCCCAATTCCACACTTTCACCCACACTTTCACCGAGAGAATCTTCCCCATCTTCAGTCCGGGATCAAATGACAGCGGGAAAAACTCTGCACCGCTGACAATCTGCGGGGTTAAAGGTTACTAA
- the LOC139230633 gene encoding prefoldin subunit 6-like, protein MPGSNSEGNLFRTWAHEVSSTDEIARTSYQFQRIFPSQLLSNSELDLLDAANTIFKLIGPVLVKQDLEEAKSTVAKRLEYISGEIKRYEGQMKELEKKSEQHREPLGKLQQDFQKAQGKVPIKV, encoded by the exons atgcctggttcgaacagtgaagggaacttgtttcggacctgggcacacgaggtgtcgtcaacggacgaaatcGCTCGGACATCgtaccagttccaacgtatctttcccagccaactcctgtcgaacagc GAGTTGGACCTCTTGGATGCAGCGAACACCATTTTCAAGCTGATCGGTCCCGTTCTGGTCAAGCAGGACCTGGAGGAAGCAAAGTCCACAGTCGCTAAACGCTTGGAGTACATCAGCGGAGAAAT AAAGCGGTACGAAGGGCAGATGAAGGAGCTGGAGAAGAAATCGGAGCAGCACAGGGAGCCGCTCGGCAAGCTGCAGCAGGACTTCCAGAAAGCCCAGGGGAAGGTCCCCATCAAAGTGtga